The proteins below are encoded in one region of Casimicrobium huifangae:
- a CDS encoding saccharopine dehydrogenase family protein, translating to MKIALLGAGHIGHTIARLLVESGDYQLTVVDQSKTSLDKLAKLDVNTAVVDTSNASALEAAIKGHDAVINALPYHLAIRIATAAKNVGCHYFDLTEDVAATKAIMAMAEGAGTAFMPQCGLAPGFIGIVAHHLAQGFDSLDEIKMRVGALPAFPTNALKYNLTWSVDGLINEYCHPCEAIHEGAMTAMLPLEGLEHFSLDGVEYEAFNTSGGLGTLCETLSGKVRNLDYKSVRYPGHRALMQFLLSELRLASDQEALKDIMRKSVPTTMQDVVLVFVTVSGMRGGAYVQEVFARKIFAQRASGQAEAVSAIQITTAAGICAAVDLFRTGKLPQRGFIRQEQVALPDFLANRFGIAYEQSRRIESIS from the coding sequence ATGAAAATCGCACTCCTCGGCGCCGGTCATATCGGCCACACCATTGCCCGCCTGCTGGTTGAATCTGGCGACTACCAGCTCACCGTCGTCGATCAGTCAAAAACCTCGCTGGACAAGCTGGCCAAGCTCGATGTCAACACCGCCGTGGTTGACACCAGCAACGCCAGCGCACTGGAAGCCGCCATCAAGGGGCACGACGCAGTGATCAACGCGCTGCCCTATCACCTCGCCATCCGCATCGCGACGGCGGCGAAGAACGTGGGCTGCCACTACTTCGACCTCACCGAGGACGTCGCTGCCACCAAGGCCATCATGGCGATGGCAGAAGGCGCCGGCACTGCCTTCATGCCGCAGTGCGGACTCGCGCCCGGCTTCATCGGCATCGTGGCGCATCACCTGGCGCAGGGCTTTGATTCGCTCGACGAGATCAAGATGCGCGTCGGCGCACTGCCGGCCTTTCCGACCAACGCCCTCAAGTACAACCTGACCTGGAGCGTGGACGGCCTCATCAACGAGTATTGCCATCCCTGCGAAGCGATTCACGAAGGTGCGATGACCGCGATGTTGCCGCTGGAAGGGCTGGAGCACTTCTCGCTCGACGGCGTTGAGTACGAAGCATTCAACACCTCCGGCGGTCTCGGCACGCTGTGCGAAACCCTCTCCGGCAAAGTGCGCAATCTCGACTACAAGAGCGTGCGTTACCCCGGCCATCGCGCGCTGATGCAGTTTTTGCTGTCCGAGCTGCGCCTGGCGAGCGATCAGGAAGCGCTCAAGGACATCATGCGCAAGTCGGTGCCGACCACCATGCAGGACGTGGTGCTGGTGTTCGTCACGGTGAGCGGCATGCGCGGCGGCGCCTACGTGCAGGAAGTGTTTGCGCGCAAGATTTTTGCCCAGCGCGCCAGCGGTCAGGCCGAGGCAGTCTCGGCCATACAGATCACCACCGCCGCTGGCATCTGCGCTGCGGTTGACCTGTTCCGCACCGGCAAGCTGCCGCAGCGTGGCTTCATTCGCCAGGAACAGGTAGCGCTGCCCGACTTTCTGGCCAACCGCTTTGGCATCGCTTACGAGCAGTCGCGGCGCATCGAATCCATTTCTTAG
- a CDS encoding sn-glycerol-3-phosphate import ATP-binding protein UgpC: MAQVEFKQVKKSYGNVDVIHGVDLSIADGEFVVIVGPSGCGKSTLLRMVAGLEPITGGEILIDGKVVNNLEPKDRDIAMVFQNYALYPHMNVRENMSYGLKIRKMSESEISSRIAKAAEILELSHLLDRKPKQLSGGQRQRVAMGRAIVRNPKVFLFDEPLSNLDAKLRVDMRLEIQKLHQELRVTSLYVTHDQIEAMTLSDRMLVMNSGIIEQVGTPKEVYERPASLFVANFIGTPAMNQLWGARAGQSLKTDQGDMFHVGEFPSTIDNGGRVALGVRPEHLQVVPNAQARFTIAVQMIEWVGADAYAYGQFANYRIICRLDNATSVKVGDRLPLSFDPMRVHWFDAETGKRI; encoded by the coding sequence ATGGCTCAAGTCGAATTCAAGCAGGTCAAAAAGTCCTACGGCAATGTGGACGTGATCCACGGTGTCGATCTCAGCATCGCCGATGGCGAATTCGTGGTGATCGTCGGCCCGTCGGGTTGCGGCAAATCCACGCTGCTGCGCATGGTGGCCGGGCTTGAGCCCATCACCGGCGGCGAGATTCTGATCGACGGCAAGGTGGTCAATAACCTGGAGCCCAAGGACCGCGACATCGCGATGGTGTTCCAGAACTACGCGCTGTACCCGCACATGAACGTGCGCGAGAACATGTCGTACGGGCTGAAAATCCGCAAGATGAGCGAGAGCGAGATCAGCTCGCGCATCGCCAAGGCGGCGGAAATCCTTGAGCTGTCACATCTGCTCGACCGCAAGCCGAAGCAGTTATCCGGTGGCCAGCGCCAGCGCGTGGCGATGGGCCGCGCCATCGTGCGCAATCCGAAGGTCTTTCTGTTCGATGAGCCGCTGTCGAACCTCGACGCCAAGCTGCGCGTGGACATGCGGCTCGAGATCCAGAAGCTGCATCAGGAGCTGCGCGTCACCAGCCTCTATGTCACCCACGACCAGATCGAGGCGATGACGCTATCGGACCGCATGCTGGTGATGAACAGCGGCATCATCGAGCAGGTCGGCACGCCGAAAGAGGTCTACGAACGGCCCGCCTCGCTGTTCGTGGCCAATTTCATCGGCACCCCGGCGATGAACCAGCTCTGGGGTGCGCGCGCCGGGCAGTCGCTGAAGACCGATCAGGGCGACATGTTCCACGTCGGCGAATTCCCGTCCACCATCGACAACGGCGGTCGCGTCGCGCTCGGCGTGCGCCCGGAGCACCTGCAGGTGGTGCCCAATGCGCAGGCGCGCTTCACCATCGCCGTACAGATGATCGAATGGGTCGGCGCCGACGCCTACGCCTATGGCCAGTTTGCCAACTACCGCATCATCTGCCGGCTCGACAACGCCACCAGCGTCAAGGTCGGTGACCGGCTGCCGCTGTCGTTCGACCCGATGCGCGTGCACTGGTTTGATGCGGAGACGGGGAAGCGGATTTAG
- a CDS encoding Lrp/AsnC family transcriptional regulator, giving the protein MATTTRKIAPRSAAEAPSLDTTDRELLALLQANARESVTTLGKKLGIARTTVIARMERLQKGGVITGYSVRLNQATLEKSLQAYVGLAVAPRAGRDVLKRLAKMPEIKLVCSVSGEFDYVAWIRADSPNALDRLLDEIGETEGVSKTTTSVVLAERINRG; this is encoded by the coding sequence ATGGCCACCACCACCCGCAAGATCGCGCCACGTTCTGCCGCCGAAGCGCCGTCACTCGACACCACCGACCGCGAGCTGCTCGCACTGCTGCAAGCCAACGCACGGGAGAGTGTGACGACGCTGGGCAAGAAGCTCGGCATCGCGCGCACAACGGTGATCGCACGCATGGAGCGGTTGCAGAAAGGCGGCGTCATCACCGGCTACAGCGTGCGCCTCAACCAGGCCACGCTGGAGAAGTCTCTGCAGGCCTACGTCGGGCTGGCGGTCGCGCCCCGCGCCGGGCGCGATGTGCTCAAGCGGCTGGCGAAGATGCCGGAGATCAAGCTGGTGTGCAGCGTCAGTGGCGAATTCGACTACGTGGCGTGGATCCGCGCCGACTCACCCAACGCGCTGGACCGATTGCTCGACGAGATTGGCGAGACCGAAGGCGTGAGCAAGACCACCACCTCGGTGGTGCTGGCGGAGCGGATCAATCGGGGGTAG
- a CDS encoding XRE family transcriptional regulator: MDKDAKADKALFAERLRRAMIGAGLEPKAAVLERGFNQNFYGEPMTLHGVARWLKGETVPPYAKVVALAKWLKVPVENLYGAGGRHAAEEARPKFGPEIGYQERELFEAFLKLPAPQRRIVREIIVAFSKSVGQ, from the coding sequence ATGGACAAAGATGCCAAGGCGGACAAGGCGCTGTTTGCGGAACGGTTACGTCGCGCGATGATCGGCGCCGGGCTGGAACCGAAGGCGGCGGTGCTTGAGCGTGGCTTCAACCAGAACTTCTACGGCGAGCCGATGACGCTGCATGGCGTGGCGCGCTGGCTGAAGGGCGAGACCGTGCCGCCGTACGCCAAGGTGGTAGCGCTGGCCAAGTGGCTCAAAGTCCCGGTGGAGAACCTTTACGGCGCCGGTGGCCGGCACGCGGCGGAGGAGGCGCGCCCGAAGTTCGGCCCCGAAATCGGTTATCAGGAGCGTGAGCTGTTCGAGGCATTCCTCAAGCTGCCGGCCCCGCAGCGGCGCATTGTGCGCGAGATCATCGTGGCTTTCTCGAAGTCAGTGGGCCAGTAA
- a CDS encoding aldehyde dehydrogenase family protein has protein sequence MKQTTLDLCQQLGVTLPTAEGADSLVARTPITGDVIATLRCASMASIENALTQSRDAFLAWRNVPAPARGELVRLFGEELRASKQALGQLVTIEAGKILQEGLGEVQEMIDICDFAVGLSRQLYGLTIASERPEHRMMETWHPLGPTLVISAFNFPVAVWAWNAALALVCGNSVIWKPSEKTPLTALATQAVFERAVKRYRDAGHTAPDGLSAVLLGRADVGATLVADSRVALVSATGSTRMGRAVGEACAKRFARSILELGGNNAAIIAPTATLEMVERAVTFAAVGTAGQRCTTLRRLLVHASVYDALVPRLQAIYGKLRIGTPLDEGTLVGPLIDAAAFNAMQSALADARAAGGHVTGGERVMQSLGADAYYVQPAMVEMPAQSDAMCRETFAPILYVVKYEGDVEQAIALNNAVSHGLSSCIFTNDLCEMERFLSAAGSDCGIANVNIGTSGAEIGGAFGGEKETGGGRESGSDSWKAYMRRATNTINYGSKLPLAQGIRFDL, from the coding sequence ATGAAACAAACCACCCTTGATCTCTGCCAACAACTTGGTGTGACTTTGCCCACGGCCGAAGGCGCCGACAGCCTCGTGGCACGCACACCGATCACGGGTGATGTCATCGCTACCCTGCGCTGTGCGTCGATGGCCAGCATCGAGAACGCGCTGACGCAGAGCCGCGACGCATTCCTCGCGTGGCGCAACGTGCCGGCGCCAGCCCGCGGCGAGCTGGTGCGGCTGTTCGGCGAAGAGCTGCGTGCCAGCAAGCAGGCACTCGGCCAACTGGTCACCATCGAGGCCGGCAAGATCCTGCAGGAGGGGTTGGGCGAAGTGCAGGAGATGATCGACATCTGCGACTTTGCGGTCGGTCTTTCGCGTCAGCTCTACGGCCTCACCATCGCGTCCGAGCGGCCCGAGCACCGCATGATGGAAACCTGGCATCCGCTGGGGCCGACACTGGTGATCAGCGCGTTCAACTTTCCGGTGGCGGTGTGGGCGTGGAACGCCGCGCTGGCGCTGGTCTGCGGCAATAGCGTGATCTGGAAGCCTTCCGAGAAAACGCCGCTGACCGCGCTCGCCACGCAGGCCGTGTTCGAGCGTGCCGTGAAGCGCTACCGCGATGCCGGGCACACAGCGCCGGATGGCCTCTCCGCCGTGCTGCTGGGGCGCGCGGACGTTGGCGCCACGCTGGTGGCCGACAGCCGCGTCGCACTGGTCTCGGCCACCGGCTCCACACGCATGGGCCGCGCCGTGGGCGAAGCCTGCGCCAAGCGGTTTGCCCGCAGCATCCTCGAACTCGGCGGCAACAACGCCGCCATCATCGCGCCCACGGCGACGCTGGAAATGGTGGAACGCGCAGTCACCTTCGCCGCAGTGGGCACCGCAGGCCAGCGTTGCACAACGTTGCGCCGCCTGCTGGTGCACGCGAGCGTGTATGACGCGCTGGTGCCCCGACTGCAAGCGATCTACGGCAAGTTGCGCATCGGCACGCCGCTTGACGAAGGAACGCTGGTGGGCCCGCTGATTGATGCCGCCGCGTTCAATGCGATGCAGTCCGCGCTGGCGGACGCGCGTGCTGCGGGCGGCCACGTGACCGGTGGCGAGCGAGTGATGCAGTCGCTCGGTGCCGATGCGTACTATGTGCAGCCCGCAATGGTTGAGATGCCGGCGCAGTCCGACGCCATGTGCCGCGAAACCTTCGCGCCGATTCTCTACGTCGTCAAATATGAAGGCGATGTCGAACAGGCCATCGCGCTCAACAACGCAGTGTCGCACGGCCTGTCGTCGTGCATCTTCACTAACGACCTGTGCGAGATGGAGCGCTTTCTCAGCGCGGCCGGCAGTGACTGTGGCATTGCCAACGTCAACATCGGCACCAGCGGCGCCGAGATTGGCGGCGCGTTTGGCGGCGAGAAAGAAACCGGCGGCGGCCGTGAGTCAGGCTCGGACAGCTGGAAGGCCTACATGCGCCGCGCCACCAACACCATCAACTACGGCAGCAAACTGCCGCTGGCGCAGGGCATTCGCTTCGACCTTTAG
- the ugpQ gene encoding glycerophosphodiester phosphodiesterase, whose product MTLPAWPYPKTIAHRGAGKLAPENTLAAIRHGVSFGYRATEIDVKLSGDGTLLLMHDDTTNRCSDGRGRVAAKTWHQLALLDAGSWHSKDYAGEPIPTYWRVAKYCIANGVMLNTEIKPCIGRERETGAAVALETQALFSAPEHAHLKPLLSSFSTEALIAARDAAPELDRAHLFENPLPTDWLARCKAVGAIALDANWRTLTPDIVNEAHANGLRVACYTCNDPADAERLWSWGVDSVITDAVDKIAFKS is encoded by the coding sequence ATGACTCTCCCCGCCTGGCCCTACCCCAAAACCATCGCCCACCGTGGCGCCGGCAAACTGGCGCCCGAGAACACGCTGGCCGCGATCCGCCACGGCGTTTCGTTCGGCTATCGCGCCACCGAGATTGACGTCAAGCTCTCCGGCGACGGCACGCTGCTCCTGATGCACGACGACACCACCAACCGCTGCTCGGACGGGCGTGGGCGCGTCGCCGCCAAGACCTGGCACCAGCTCGCCCTGCTCGACGCCGGGTCGTGGCACTCGAAGGATTACGCGGGCGAGCCGATCCCGACCTACTGGCGCGTGGCCAAATACTGCATCGCCAACGGCGTGATGCTCAACACCGAGATCAAGCCCTGCATCGGCCGTGAACGCGAGACCGGCGCCGCCGTTGCGCTGGAGACGCAGGCCCTGTTCAGCGCGCCTGAACACGCGCACCTGAAGCCGCTGCTGTCCTCGTTCTCCACCGAAGCGCTGATCGCCGCCCGCGACGCCGCGCCCGAGCTCGACCGCGCCCATCTGTTCGAAAACCCGCTACCGACAGACTGGCTGGCGCGCTGCAAAGCCGTCGGCGCCATCGCGCTCGACGCCAACTGGCGCACGCTCACCCCGGACATCGTCAACGAAGCCCACGCCAACGGCCTGCGCGTCGCCTGCTACACCTGCAACGACCCGGCCGACGCGGAGCGGCTCTGGAGCTGGGGCGTGGACAGCGTGATTACTGACGCGGTGGACAAAATCGCGTTCAAGTCTTGA
- a CDS encoding DEAD/DEAH box helicase, which produces MSPLQDVLASYRHAAASEREKGTYFEDLIRTYLRNEASYRDLYSEVWTYGEWAKSHGLDARDTGIDLVARTQGTNELHAIQCKNYAPDYRIQKKDIDSFFTASGKQAFKHRIIVATTNHWSEHAEEALRDQQTPVSKIDLHDLENSQIDWSRYQPAAQPSLKAQKSLRPHQRTAHEAVLAGLAQADRGKLIMACGTGKTFTSLKIAETLAGRGGRVLFLVPSLALLSQALTEWTQESETPLHNFAVCSDSDVGKKKSKADSDDDRVQTLVHELRYPATTSASRLAEEIGKRHDSGHLSVVYGTYQSIDVVSEAQQTYGLADFDLIICDEAHRTTGATFDGEDESHFVKVHDADFIRAAKRLYMTATPRIYGDSAKATAERDNVALYSMDDVVQFGRELYVITFSEAVKRGLLVDYKVIVLSIEETHVSRRIQNLLKDENNQLKVDDAAKIIGCWKALSKQGLTDDVADDQQAMQRAVAFCQVIELQKGAKTHKVSSKNIANMFQAVVEAYQESRDPDDDEVAATLTCEAEHVDGGMNASEKEAKLDWLKAPTAADTCRILSNVRCLSEGVDVPALDAVLFLTPRNSQVDVVQSVGRVMRNAPGKKRGYIVLPVVIPAGVEPHEALNDNKTYKVVWQVLQALRSHDDRFDAMVNKLDLIGKDTSKMEIIAVTDKIAKKPTKATPEQKTRHAAKTGHSIGEPAPKPYVPEQTALQFEIGEIERAIYAKLVQKVGNRHHWEDWANDIAKIAQTHIARITAILEDPANTQEKQAFQQFAAELRDDLNDSVTDADIVEMLAQHLITKPVFDALFEKYSFASHNPMSKAMQGILDLLHAHRIDKEADTLQSFYDSVKMRAAGIDSAQGKQKIVVELYDKFFRNAFPKMAERLGIVYTPVEVVDFIIHSVNHILKTEFGETLGSRNVHYLDPFTGTGTFVTRLMQSGLLTVDELKHKYKHEIHANELVLLAYYIAAINIESTYHEIVGGDYVPFDGICLTDTFQMYEKEDLIDNLLVDNSTRRRRQKKLDIRVIVGNPPYSVGQGDANDNNENVEYVALDARIRDTYAARSDATLKNSLYDSYIRAIRWASDRIGKSGVIGFTTNAGFLEANAASGLRKCLAEDFSSIYVFHLRGNQRTSGERSRKEGGKIFGSGSRAPIAISLLVKSPDSDRRGEIFFHDVGDYLTREEKLNKVANYASVANIANWLSISPDKHGDWLNQRNDNFERLVALGDKKKGSELTIFANHSRGVMTSKDSWLFNFSRNKLTQNAQAMIDFYASEQERYQSVFTGSKLELPSPSDFFDRDPTRIAWDGELLLACAKGKSLMFDADKMQIALYRPFNKQWYYSEKNINLRLYQMPRLFPDATTDNVVIIINENWKETGNIALMANSSPDLHSNGDAQCFPLYLYETLPDASALDLIADQASVHPDRRDAITDAGLAHFQSAYPGEAISKEDLFYYVYGLLHSPDYRERYADNLSKELPRIPRVKSAVDFWAFSKAGRDLADLHLNYETVPMYADAKIDSGGKTLTDADYRVEKMKYGKRGKDKDLTTLIYNAKITVAGIPLAAYDYVVNGKPALDWVVERQCVKTDKDSGIVNDANDWAIETMNNPRYPLELFLRVTTVSLETMAIVRSLPALAILPN; this is translated from the coding sequence ATGAGCCCGCTCCAGGACGTCCTCGCCAGCTATCGCCACGCCGCCGCCTCCGAGCGCGAAAAGGGCACCTACTTCGAAGACCTCATCCGCACTTATCTGCGTAACGAGGCGAGCTACCGCGATCTCTATTCCGAGGTCTGGACTTACGGCGAATGGGCCAAATCGCACGGACTGGACGCGCGCGACACTGGCATTGATCTGGTCGCCCGTACCCAGGGCACCAACGAACTGCACGCCATCCAGTGCAAAAACTACGCGCCGGACTACCGCATCCAGAAGAAAGACATCGACAGCTTCTTCACTGCGTCCGGCAAGCAGGCCTTCAAGCACCGCATCATCGTCGCCACGACCAATCACTGGAGCGAGCACGCCGAGGAGGCGCTGCGCGACCAGCAGACGCCGGTCAGCAAGATCGACCTGCACGATCTCGAAAACAGCCAGATCGACTGGTCACGCTACCAGCCGGCAGCGCAGCCGAGCCTGAAGGCGCAAAAGTCCCTTCGCCCGCACCAGCGCACCGCGCATGAGGCCGTGCTCGCGGGCCTCGCGCAGGCCGACCGCGGCAAACTCATCATGGCCTGCGGCACCGGCAAAACCTTCACCAGCCTGAAGATTGCCGAAACGCTCGCCGGTCGCGGTGGCCGCGTGCTCTTCCTCGTCCCGAGCCTCGCACTGCTCTCACAGGCGTTGACCGAGTGGACGCAGGAGAGCGAAACGCCGCTGCACAACTTCGCTGTCTGCTCCGATAGCGACGTTGGCAAGAAGAAGAGCAAGGCAGACAGCGACGACGACCGCGTGCAGACGCTCGTGCACGAACTGCGCTACCCCGCCACCACCAGCGCTTCGCGCCTCGCCGAGGAGATTGGCAAACGCCACGACAGCGGGCACCTGAGCGTCGTCTACGGCACCTATCAGTCCATTGACGTTGTCAGCGAAGCGCAGCAAACGTACGGGCTCGCCGACTTCGACCTCATCATCTGCGACGAAGCGCACCGCACCACCGGCGCCACGTTCGATGGCGAGGACGAAAGCCACTTCGTCAAGGTGCACGACGCCGACTTCATCCGCGCGGCGAAGCGCCTGTACATGACGGCCACGCCGCGCATCTACGGCGACAGCGCCAAGGCCACGGCCGAGCGTGACAACGTGGCGCTCTACTCGATGGACGATGTGGTGCAGTTCGGTCGCGAGCTGTACGTCATCACTTTCTCCGAGGCGGTGAAGCGCGGGCTGCTGGTGGACTACAAGGTGATCGTGCTGTCGATTGAAGAAACGCACGTCAGCCGCCGCATCCAGAATCTGCTCAAGGACGAGAACAACCAGCTCAAGGTCGACGACGCCGCCAAGATCATCGGCTGCTGGAAAGCGCTGTCGAAACAGGGCTTGACCGACGACGTCGCCGACGACCAGCAGGCGATGCAGCGCGCCGTGGCCTTCTGCCAGGTGATTGAGTTGCAAAAGGGCGCGAAGACACACAAGGTCAGCTCAAAGAACATCGCCAATATGTTCCAGGCCGTGGTCGAGGCGTACCAGGAGAGCCGCGACCCGGACGACGATGAAGTCGCAGCCACGCTCACCTGTGAGGCGGAACACGTTGACGGCGGCATGAACGCCAGTGAAAAGGAAGCCAAGCTCGACTGGCTCAAAGCGCCGACGGCGGCAGACACTTGCCGCATTCTCAGCAACGTGCGCTGCCTGTCGGAAGGCGTGGACGTACCCGCGCTCGACGCGGTGCTATTCCTCACGCCGCGCAACTCGCAGGTGGATGTGGTGCAGTCGGTCGGCCGCGTGATGCGCAATGCGCCGGGCAAGAAGCGCGGCTACATCGTGCTGCCGGTGGTCATCCCCGCAGGCGTCGAGCCACACGAAGCGCTGAACGACAACAAAACGTACAAAGTAGTGTGGCAAGTGTTGCAGGCGCTGCGCTCACACGACGACCGCTTCGACGCGATGGTCAACAAGCTCGACCTGATCGGCAAAGACACGAGCAAGATGGAGATCATCGCGGTCACCGACAAGATCGCGAAGAAGCCAACCAAAGCGACGCCTGAACAAAAGACGCGGCACGCTGCAAAGACTGGGCACAGCATCGGAGAACCGGCGCCCAAGCCTTACGTCCCCGAGCAGACGGCCCTGCAATTCGAAATCGGCGAAATCGAGCGCGCGATCTATGCCAAGCTGGTGCAGAAGGTGGGCAACCGCCACCACTGGGAAGACTGGGCCAACGACATCGCCAAGATCGCGCAGACGCACATTGCGCGCATCACAGCGATCCTCGAAGACCCGGCCAACACGCAGGAGAAACAGGCGTTCCAGCAGTTCGCCGCCGAGCTGCGTGATGACCTGAACGACAGCGTCACCGACGCCGACATCGTGGAAATGCTGGCGCAGCATCTCATCACCAAGCCGGTCTTCGATGCGCTGTTCGAGAAATACAGCTTCGCCTCGCACAACCCAATGTCCAAGGCGATGCAGGGCATCCTCGATCTGCTGCACGCGCACCGCATCGACAAGGAGGCTGACACGCTGCAATCCTTCTACGACAGCGTGAAGATGCGGGCCGCAGGCATCGACAGCGCACAGGGAAAACAGAAGATCGTCGTCGAGCTTTACGACAAATTCTTCCGCAACGCCTTCCCGAAAATGGCCGAACGCCTCGGCATCGTCTACACCCCCGTCGAAGTGGTGGACTTCATCATCCACAGCGTCAATCACATCTTGAAGACCGAGTTCGGCGAAACGCTCGGCAGCAGGAATGTGCACTATCTCGACCCGTTCACCGGCACGGGCACCTTTGTCACGCGCCTGATGCAGAGCGGCCTGCTCACCGTTGACGAGTTGAAGCACAAGTACAAGCACGAGATTCACGCTAACGAGCTGGTGCTGCTCGCCTATTACATCGCCGCGATCAACATCGAATCGACCTATCACGAGATTGTGGGCGGTGACTACGTGCCGTTTGACGGTATCTGTTTGACTGATACGTTCCAGATGTATGAGAAGGAGGATTTGATCGACAACCTGCTGGTTGACAACAGCACGCGGCGTAGACGGCAGAAAAAACTCGACATTCGCGTGATTGTTGGGAATCCACCATATTCCGTTGGTCAGGGCGATGCCAACGACAACAACGAGAACGTCGAATACGTCGCACTGGATGCCCGTATCCGCGATACGTACGCTGCTCGTTCAGACGCCACGCTGAAAAACTCACTCTACGATAGCTACATACGTGCCATCCGCTGGGCAAGCGATCGCATCGGCAAGTCGGGAGTAATCGGCTTCACAACCAACGCTGGATTTCTCGAAGCCAACGCCGCAAGCGGTCTGCGCAAATGTCTGGCGGAGGATTTCAGCAGCATCTATGTTTTCCACTTGCGCGGGAATCAACGCACATCCGGAGAGCGATCACGCAAGGAAGGCGGCAAGATTTTTGGAAGTGGCAGCCGTGCTCCGATTGCAATTTCATTGCTTGTAAAAAGCCCTGACTCTGACAGGCGCGGGGAGATTTTCTTTCACGACGTTGGAGACTACTTGACGCGAGAGGAAAAGCTCAACAAGGTAGCGAACTACGCCAGTGTGGCCAACATCGCCAACTGGTTGTCGATTAGCCCCGATAAGCACGGCGATTGGTTGAATCAACGCAACGATAACTTCGAACGGTTAGTCGCATTAGGTGATAAGAAGAAAGGCTCAGAACTTACGATCTTCGCAAATCACTCGCGTGGCGTGATGACATCGAAAGACTCCTGGCTTTTCAATTTTTCTCGCAATAAGCTAACGCAAAACGCGCAAGCAATGATTGATTTCTATGCCAGCGAACAGGAGCGATATCAGAGTGTTTTCACTGGTAGCAAGCTCGAACTTCCGTCGCCAAGCGATTTTTTCGACAGAGACCCAACGCGGATTGCCTGGGATGGTGAGCTGTTACTCGCCTGCGCAAAAGGTAAGAGCCTTATGTTCGATGCCGACAAGATGCAGATTGCTCTCTACCGTCCCTTTAACAAGCAGTGGTACTACTCTGAAAAGAACATCAATCTTCGCCTGTATCAAATGCCGCGACTGTTCCCTGACGCGACAACTGACAACGTAGTCATCATCATCAACGAGAACTGGAAAGAGACGGGCAATATTGCGCTGATGGCGAACTCCTCACCCGACTTGCATAGCAACGGCGACGCTCAATGCTTCCCACTTTACCTCTACGAAACTCTCCCTGATGCATCGGCTCTTGACCTGATTGCAGATCAAGCAAGCGTTCATCCGGATCGCCGCGACGCCATCACCGACGCCGGCCTCGCTCACTTTCAATCCGCCTATCCCGGCGAAGCCATCAGCAAGGAAGACCTCTTCTACTACGTCTACGGACTGCTGCATTCGCCGGACTATCGCGAGCGCTATGCCGACAATCTGAGCAAGGAGTTGCCGCGCATTCCGCGCGTGAAGTCGGCGGTGGATTTCTGGGCGTTCAGCAAGGCCGGGCGCGATCTGGCGGACCTGCATCTGAACTACGAGACCGTGCCGATGTACGCCGACGCGAAGATCGACAGCGGTGGCAAGACGCTGACGGACGCTGACTATCGCGTCGAGAAAATGAAGTACGGCAAGCGCGGCAAAGACAAAGACCTGACCACGCTGATCTACAACGCGAAGATCACCGTCGCCGGCATTCCGCTCGCGGCCTACGACTACGTGGTGAACGGCAAGCCCGCGCTGGACTGGGTGGTGGAGCGCCAGTGCGTGAAAACCGACAAGGATTCCGGCATCGTCAACGACGCCAACGACTGGGCCATCGAGACGATGAACAACCCGCGCTATCCGCTGGAACTGTTCCTGCGCGTGACTACCGTGAGCCTGGAGACGATGGCGATTGTGCGTTCGCTACCAGCGCTGGCCATCCTGCCGAACTGA